In Thermithiobacillus tepidarius DSM 3134, the genomic window TTCGGAGATGTCGCGCACGATCACCGCCACGCCCATGACCAGGCCACGCCAGTCCCGCACCGCCGCCAGCGACTGCTCGACCGGCAGCACCGTGCCGTCGGCTTTCAGGTGCTCCAGTTCGCACAATACATCCTCTCCGCCGCCCAGAATCCGCTGGCGCATCCGCGCGTGCTCCTCGCGCCAGGACGGGGCGATGAGCTGTTCCACGGGCGTGCCGAGCACGTTTTCCCGGGCGATGCCGTAAAGCTGCGCGGCCGCCCGGTTCCAAAAGGTGATGCAGCCATCCAGGTCCAGGAACAGGATGGCCTCCCGCGCGTACTGGAGGATGCTGGCCAGGTACTGGCTGTCCAGCTCGCGCCGCGGCGCGGCGGTGATCGTGGGCCGGGCGGCGGGGCGGGCCATGCCGTAGGGCGAGGCGAGCTTGAGGGAGCGGCGTTTGGCCGCCCGGCTATGCGCCTCCCGGAGCAGGGCCGGCCACTGTTCCGGCTGTTCCAGCTTGAGAAAGCTCCACTGCTCGCTCAGCACGCCCATGAGGATCAGCTTTTGCCGGATCTGCGCCAAGACCCGGCTGGCGCCGAGAAAGACCAACTGCGCCTGGGGCAGCCGCTCGCGGGCGGCTTGCAGCAGCAGGGCGAGATTGACGGCGGCGTCCGCCACCTCGATCACGGCCGCATCCACCACGGCGGCGGCTGCGTGCGGCAGGGCGTGCCAGTCCGCTGCGGCGCTGAGCCGGACTCCATTGCCCAGTACCCGGTCCAGCAGCGCAAGGTGCTGCGGCGCGGCGCCCAGGAACACCACTGTGGGCAGGGCGGAGGCGTTGGCGGCGGGGGTGTCGGCGGCTGACATGGCTGCGGCTACAGAACGGGCAGGCCAAGCAGCGCACGGGCCGTCCAGCTTTTCAGCAGGTCGGTGGTGGGCGCCATGACATGGCTGGCCCGGGCGTCGCGCAGGAAGGTCCACAGAGTGCTGTTTTCCCGGTAGCCGATGCCGCCCACGCAAGTGAGCGCTTCGTTGCACACCTGCACCGCCACCTCGGCCGCGCTGGCCTTGGCCGAGAGGATGAAGGGCAGGGCGCCGGGATCGCCCAGATCGCCCCGTTCGGCGGCGTGGTAGAGGTGCAGCCTGAGCTGCTGCACCGCCGTCCACATCTCGGCGATGCGCGTCTGGATGGCGGGGATTTCCGCCAGGGACTGGCCCTTTTGGACGTGCACGCGCTCCTTGACATGATCCATGGCGAGATCCAGCGCACTCTGGGCGGCGCCCAGATAGGTGGCGGCCATGGCCATGAGAAAGTAGGGCGCGATCACGTGGAAGACGTACCAGGTCTGGTCGCCTTCCTCGCCCAGCAGGTTGGCCGCCGGCACCCGGGCGCCGTCGAGCATGGCGCTGATGGACGAGTTGCCGCGCATGCCCAGGCCGCGCCAGGTGTCCTGCCAAGCCAAGCCTGGCGTGCCGGCATCGACCACCAGGCAGCTGAACATGCCGGCGGCGGTGGCGCCCTCGGCGCTCAGGGTGGAAACGACGTAGGAATCCGCGTGTCCGCCATTGGTGACGAAGGACTTGCTGCCATCGACCCGGTACGCGTCGCCCTCGCGGGTCAGGCGCGCCGTGGGCTCGTAGAAATGCGCGCCGGTGCCCGGCTCGCTCAGGGCCAGGGTGGTGAGGTGCTCGCCGCGGGCGATGGGCAGCAGATAGCGCTCGGCCTGGGCGTCGGTGGGCTTGGCGGCGATCACCGCCGAGCCGACCACGTGCATACAGAAGCACAGGGAGGCGGAAGGGCTGATGCGGCCCAGTTCCTCGCCGAAGCGTTCGGGCACCGCCAAACCATAGAGCCCCGCCTCCGCCAGCGCCCGCATGCTGCGCCCCGGCCACTGATATTCCTCGATGGCGGGGACTTCTTCCAGCACCACCGTGCGGGCCACTTCGGCGAAGCGCCTGCGCAGATCGCTATAGTCGAACATGGTCATTGTTATTCTTCACGCGCCGTAAGCAAAGAGGCGAGGCATTTAAACTCATTCTCATTCGCGAGGCAATCGGGCGAAGTGCCCCTTGCAGATGCGGGAAATTGCTGATGCCGTGCTGGCGCCGCATGCCCGGCAGCGTAGGAGCGGGCTTGTCGGCGATCGGTTTCCGGCCGGTGCGTTATCGCGGGCCAGCCCGCTCCTACAACAACCCGGCTGCGCTCAGTAGGAGCGGGCTTGCCCGCTCCTGCATTCATGACCGCGCCGGGACTGGCTCATCCCGCCTGGCCTGGCCGCTCAGCTCGCGGCCCCCAGAGTAAAGCAGAAAGTCGCCCCCCGCTCCACCGACCCTTCGGCCCAGACGCGCCCGCCGTGGCGGGCGATGATGCGCGCCACCGTGGCCAGGCCGATGCCGGTGCCCTCGAATTCGGTGATGCCGTGCAGGCGCTGGAAGGGCTGGAAGAGCTTGCCGGCGTAGGCCATGTCGAAGCCGGCGCCGTCGTCACGCACGAAATAGCTGCGCTCCCCGGCTTCCTCCCGCGCGCCGAACTCGATGCGGGCGCGCTCATGCTTGCTGGTGAACTTCCAGGCGTTGCCCAAGAGGTTCTCCAGCACCACCTGCAACAGCCGGGGATCGCCGCGGACCTGCAGGCCGTCGGCGATAGTCCAGTCCACCCGCCGCAGTGGGGCCGATGCCTGCAGCTGAGCGGCGATCCTGCGGGCCATGTCGCTCAGATCGACGGCTTCGAACTGCATCTCGGTACGGGTCACGCGGGCCAGGTTGAGCATGGCGTCGATGAGCGCCGCCATGCGCTGGCTGGCCAGGCGGATGCGCTGCAGGCAGTCCCGGCCAGCGTCGTCCAGCCGCCCGGCGTAGTCTTCCAGCAAGATCTGGCTGAAGCCCTCCATGCCGCGCAGCGGCGTGCGCAGGTCGTGGGCCAGGGAGTAGCTGAAGGACTCCAGCTCGGCGGTGCGCTCCGCTACGCGCCGCTCCAGGCTGACGTTGAGTTCGCGGATTTCGTTTTCGATGCGCTTGCGCTCGGTGATGTCCTGGATGGTGCCGATGATCCGGCGCGGGCAGCCGCTGCCGTTCTCCTCCATGATTTCGCCCTGTACCGTCACTGTCCGCTCGCTGCCGTCCGGCAGCAGAATGCGGTAATCCACCTGCGGCAATTGGCCCTGTTCCAGCGTGGCGCCGATCACGGCTTCCACCCGGGCACGGTCGTCCGGATGCAGGCGCTCGCGCAGCACGTCCAGCGAGAACGGCTTGCCGGGTGTCAGGCCGAAGAGGCGGTACAGCTCGTCCGAGCCGCTGAGCTCGCCGCTGGCCGTATCCCAGACCCAACTGCCCAGGCGGGCGATGGCCTGCGCCCGGGCCAGGTTGGCTTGGCTTTCGCGCAACGCCTCCTGCGTCCGCTTCAAGGCGGTGATGTCCTGGGCGATGCCGATGGCGCCCAGTCCCTGGTCGGCGGGACCGCGCAGCGGCATGGCGGAGGCGAGGATGGTCCGGCGCGCACCATCGAAGCGCTCGATCTCCACCTCCTCATTGAGCACCGTTTCACCACGTGTGACGGCGCGGGCCAGGGCCCATTCCTCCGCCCGCAGACGCCGGCCGGTGCCCGGCCACCAGCCCTTGTAGACATCGAACTCGGCCACGCCCACGTGCGGGCTGTCGCCGTAGAGCGTACGCGTGGCCGGGTTGCTGCGGGTGATGCGGCCGGTCTCATCGGTGATCCAGACCGCCACCGGCAGGGTGTCCAGTACGTTTTGCAGCAGCTCCTTTTCCTGCTGCAGGGCGACTTCCATCTGCCGGCGCTCGGTCACGTCCTCGGCGGTGGCCACGATGCTCACCAGCTTGCCTTGCTCGAAGAGCGGCGCGGCGCTGAAGTTCACCAAACGCCGGGCGCCGTCCTTGCGCAGCATGGTCGCCTCGCAGTGCGAGATGCGCTCGCCGTGCACCACGATCCGCAACTGATGCTCCTGTATCCTGGCGAGCTCCTCGGGC contains:
- a CDS encoding sensor histidine kinase gives rise to the protein MSAADTPAANASALPTVVFLGAAPQHLALLDRVLGNGVRLSAAADWHALPHAAAAVVDAAVIEVADAAVNLALLLQAARERLPQAQLVFLGASRVLAQIRQKLILMGVLSEQWSFLKLEQPEQWPALLREAHSRAAKRRSLKLASPYGMARPAARPTITAAPRRELDSQYLASILQYAREAILFLDLDGCITFWNRAAAQLYGIARENVLGTPVEQLIAPSWREEHARMRQRILGGGEDVLCELEHLKADGTVLPVEQSLAAVRDWRGLVMGVAVIVRDISERLERERLQRERLEQAIAQVRMQALNEELERRVLERTAELTAANRELEAFSYSVSHDLRAPLRAIDGFSQALLEDYGEALDMAGREHLARVRRASQRMAELIDDLLNLSRITHSEMHRRSVNLSELAGQAAEHLRATQPQRPVTVVIVPDVIAHGDARLLQIALENLLGNAWKFTRKQADARIEFGMREQDGQPVYFVRDNGAGFDMAYADKLFGAFQRLHSPGEFEGHGIGLATVARIIARHGGRIWAEGAVGRGATFYFTLGGTGS
- a CDS encoding acyl-CoA dehydrogenase family protein, whose amino-acid sequence is MFDYSDLRRRFAEVARTVVLEEVPAIEEYQWPGRSMRALAEAGLYGLAVPERFGEELGRISPSASLCFCMHVVGSAVIAAKPTDAQAERYLLPIARGEHLTTLALSEPGTGAHFYEPTARLTREGDAYRVDGSKSFVTNGGHADSYVVSTLSAEGATAAGMFSCLVVDAGTPGLAWQDTWRGLGMRGNSSISAMLDGARVPAANLLGEEGDQTWYVFHVIAPYFLMAMAATYLGAAQSALDLAMDHVKERVHVQKGQSLAEIPAIQTRIAEMWTAVQQLRLHLYHAAERGDLGDPGALPFILSAKASAAEVAVQVCNEALTCVGGIGYRENSTLWTFLRDARASHVMAPTTDLLKSWTARALLGLPVL